A stretch of the Serratia marcescens genome encodes the following:
- the modF gene encoding molybdate ABC transporter ATP-binding protein ModF, giving the protein MSSLHISQGSFRLSDTRTLTLDALEIQAGDSWAFVGANGSGKSALARALADELVLLSGERRSDFRHAVRISFEQLQKMVSDEWQRNNTDLLSADEDDTGRTAAEIIQEEVKDAARCERLAAQFGITALLTRRFKYLSTGETRKTLLCRALMPEPDLLILDEPFDGLDVHSRAQLAALLSELSAQGQTVVLVLNRFDEIPDFVRQVGVLADCTLTSRGPRRQVMADALVAQLAHSENLSGLALPETEDPTQKVALPADRPLIVLRDGVVSYNDRPILNHLDWQVNPGEHWQIVGPNGAGKSTLLSLITGDHPQGYSNDLTLFGRRRGSGETIWEIKRHIGYVSSSLHLDYRVNTSVRNVVLSGFFDSIGIYQAVSDRQRQLTEQWLALLGLDGARGDAPFHSLSWGQQRLALIARALVKHPALLILDEPLQGLDPLNRQLVRRFIDVLIGQGATQLLFVSHHAEDAPQCITHRLSFVPDDEGGYGYQQQRLEAASA; this is encoded by the coding sequence ATGTCGTCGTTGCATATTTCGCAAGGTTCATTCCGCTTAAGCGATACACGCACCCTGACGCTGGACGCGCTGGAAATCCAGGCCGGCGACAGCTGGGCCTTCGTCGGCGCCAACGGCAGCGGCAAATCCGCCCTGGCGCGCGCGCTGGCGGACGAACTGGTTCTGCTGAGCGGTGAGCGCCGCAGCGATTTTCGGCACGCGGTGCGCATCTCTTTCGAACAGCTGCAAAAAATGGTCAGCGACGAGTGGCAACGCAACAACACCGATCTGCTCAGCGCGGACGAGGACGACACCGGCCGCACCGCGGCGGAAATCATTCAGGAAGAGGTGAAAGACGCCGCACGCTGTGAGCGGCTGGCCGCGCAGTTCGGCATCACCGCCCTGCTGACGCGCCGCTTCAAATACCTCTCCACCGGCGAAACGCGCAAGACCTTGCTGTGCCGGGCGCTGATGCCCGAGCCTGACCTGCTGATCCTCGACGAGCCCTTCGACGGGCTGGACGTGCACTCGCGCGCGCAGCTCGCCGCGTTGCTGAGCGAGCTTTCCGCCCAGGGCCAAACCGTGGTGCTGGTGCTCAACCGTTTCGACGAAATCCCGGATTTTGTCCGACAGGTGGGCGTGCTGGCGGACTGCACCCTGACCAGCCGCGGGCCGCGCCGCCAAGTGATGGCGGACGCGCTGGTGGCACAGCTGGCGCACAGCGAAAACCTCAGCGGGCTGGCGCTGCCGGAAACCGAGGATCCGACGCAAAAAGTGGCCCTGCCGGCGGATCGGCCGCTGATCGTCCTGCGCGACGGCGTGGTCAGCTATAACGATCGGCCGATCCTCAATCATCTCGACTGGCAGGTTAACCCCGGTGAACATTGGCAGATCGTCGGCCCGAACGGCGCCGGCAAATCCACGCTGCTCAGCTTGATCACCGGCGACCATCCGCAGGGCTACAGCAACGATCTGACGCTGTTCGGCCGCCGCCGCGGCAGCGGGGAAACCATTTGGGAAATCAAACGCCATATCGGCTACGTCAGCAGCAGCCTGCATCTGGATTATCGCGTCAACACCAGCGTGCGCAACGTGGTGCTGTCGGGGTTCTTCGACTCGATCGGCATTTATCAGGCGGTCTCGGATCGTCAGCGGCAGCTGACCGAGCAGTGGCTGGCGCTGCTCGGGCTCGACGGCGCGCGCGGGGATGCCCCGTTCCATAGCCTTTCCTGGGGCCAACAGCGGCTGGCACTGATCGCCCGCGCGCTGGTGAAACACCCGGCGCTGCTGATCCTCGACGAGCCGCTGCAAGGGTTGGATCCGCTCAATCGCCAGCTGGTGCGCCGCTTCATCGACGTACTGATCGGCCAGGGCGCCACCCAACTGCTGTTCGTCTCGCACCATGCCGAAGACGCGCCGCAGTGCATCACACACCGCCTCAGCTTCGTGCCCGACGACGAAGGCGGCTACGGCTACCAACAGCAACGGCTGGAGGCGGCCTCCGCCTGA
- the modE gene encoding molybdenum-dependent transcriptional regulator, protein MQAEILLTLKLQQKLFADPRRIALLKQVQHTGSISQGAKLAGISYKSAWDAINEMNQLAEHTVVERATGGKGGGGAQLTHYGQRLIQLYDLLGQVQQKAFDVLQQDDLPLDSLLAAISRFSLQTSARNQFFGTVIERDHQQVQQHLAILLNDGTTRLTAAITQQSADRLQLTPGKEVLALIKAPWVRLSVETADHAGADNVLAGVVAGIQPGAEHSEVLVTLAGGETLCATLTTAELQRLQLSVGAAVHALFNADRVIVATLC, encoded by the coding sequence ATGCAGGCCGAAATTCTTCTGACTCTCAAACTCCAGCAAAAGCTGTTCGCCGATCCGCGCCGCATCGCGCTGCTGAAACAGGTGCAGCACACCGGCTCCATCAGCCAGGGCGCCAAACTGGCGGGTATCAGCTACAAAAGCGCCTGGGACGCCATCAATGAAATGAACCAACTGGCGGAACACACGGTGGTGGAACGCGCCACCGGCGGTAAAGGCGGCGGCGGCGCGCAGCTGACGCACTATGGCCAGCGGTTGATCCAGCTGTATGACCTGCTGGGCCAGGTGCAGCAAAAAGCGTTCGACGTATTGCAGCAGGACGATCTGCCGCTCGACAGCCTGCTGGCGGCCATCTCGCGCTTCTCGCTGCAAACCAGCGCGCGCAATCAGTTCTTCGGCACCGTCATCGAACGCGATCATCAGCAGGTGCAGCAGCATCTGGCGATTTTGTTGAACGACGGCACCACTCGCCTGACGGCGGCCATTACCCAGCAAAGTGCCGACCGGCTGCAGCTGACGCCGGGCAAAGAGGTGCTGGCGCTGATCAAGGCGCCCTGGGTGCGGTTAAGCGTCGAGACGGCGGATCATGCCGGTGCGGATAACGTGCTGGCGGGCGTGGTGGCCGGCATTCAGCCAGGCGCCGAACACAGCGAGGTGCTGGTAACGCTGGCGGGCGGAGAAACCCTGTGCGCCACCCTGACGACGGCGGAGTTGCAGCGTCTGCAACTGAGCGTCGGCGCCGCCGTACACGCCCTGTTCAACGCCGATCGCGTGATTGTCGCCACGTTGTGTTAA
- a CDS encoding TonB-dependent siderophore receptor yields MSTTRRRLGTPRKSLCLAAAWVGGALTAPLAFAADCDKARNATGCEEQLTVEAAAPAGRYDALSAVSRSASQLGLTARETPRSVDIISARAIQQRGDRSLAAAVEHVTGLSGVASPTLSNNFSARGFRPIAWLYNGVEMPGSTLQLGDPAHYDSIEILRGPGSALNGLSAAGGSVNLISRRPTFSRQPLELDYGFGSYRSQRLHLGAGGALVDDAVAYRLDVSGNDSGSNVQYERDRQKRVSGSLLFKLTDDALLTLSLDRMLNRTNNPYYGTPLLDGRIAGELRDINYNNLTDSRIQSNATAFQASLDWFMTPEVEWHNQFYYYSGFREWRNVERFRVAAAARPGDVNRDSFGALAHDDDLIGNRSSLVFDRAIAGFDNRLLVGLDLSKRHFQYYSNGFPGSEDVPLGAPPREPFAQGTDRQRAPVRHVTQNQYAAFLEDRFSLTERLALLGQLRYNHMNMDWRFQGPQEESRAHTYVFSTWSLGPSYALTDNLTLYANYTTGQEPGNDLFFLSPTQTDLPLTRARQWEAGAKGQFWGNKGEATLALYELRKDNLFVPDAQRPDALNAVGRQTSRGIELGVVLRPDERWELAGNAAYTPARYDDYRGGSPLRSYNGNRPAYIPDWTANLSVHYQATERLGLASSLRYVGSSYNDDANRRKMRAYTTLDLAADYQLTPIVDVGFRIRNATNQLYAYQRTYPDQALIAPPRSYETFVSVRF; encoded by the coding sequence ATGAGTACGACACGCCGGCGTCTTGGCACGCCCAGAAAATCTTTATGCCTTGCCGCCGCTTGGGTCGGCGGCGCACTGACGGCGCCGCTGGCTTTCGCCGCCGACTGCGATAAAGCCCGCAATGCCACGGGGTGCGAAGAACAGCTCACCGTGGAGGCGGCGGCCCCCGCCGGGCGCTACGATGCGTTGAGCGCCGTGAGCCGCAGCGCTTCGCAGCTCGGGCTGACCGCTCGGGAGACGCCGCGAAGCGTCGATATCATCAGCGCAAGGGCGATCCAACAGCGGGGCGATCGCTCGCTGGCCGCCGCCGTCGAGCACGTCACCGGCTTGTCCGGCGTCGCTTCGCCAACGTTGTCCAACAACTTTTCCGCGCGCGGTTTTCGGCCGATCGCCTGGCTGTATAACGGCGTAGAGATGCCCGGCAGCACGCTGCAGCTGGGCGATCCGGCGCATTACGACAGTATCGAGATACTGCGCGGGCCGGGATCGGCCTTGAACGGCCTGAGCGCCGCAGGCGGCAGCGTCAACCTGATCTCGCGGCGACCGACCTTCAGCCGCCAGCCGCTCGAGCTCGATTATGGCTTCGGCAGCTACCGCAGCCAGCGTCTGCATCTGGGGGCCGGCGGCGCGCTGGTGGACGATGCGGTGGCGTACCGGTTGGATGTCAGCGGCAACGACAGCGGCAGCAACGTGCAGTATGAACGCGATCGGCAGAAGCGGGTTTCCGGCTCGCTGCTGTTTAAGCTGACGGACGATGCGCTGTTGACGCTGAGCCTGGACCGCATGCTCAACCGCACCAACAACCCTTACTACGGCACGCCGCTGTTGGATGGTCGCATTGCCGGCGAACTACGCGACATCAATTACAACAACCTGACCGACAGCCGCATCCAGAGCAACGCCACCGCATTTCAGGCCAGCCTGGACTGGTTTATGACGCCCGAAGTGGAATGGCATAACCAATTCTATTACTACAGCGGCTTTCGCGAATGGCGCAACGTCGAGCGTTTCCGCGTCGCGGCGGCGGCCCGGCCCGGCGACGTCAACCGTGACTCCTTCGGCGCTCTGGCGCACGACGACGATCTGATCGGCAACCGCAGTTCGCTGGTGTTCGACCGCGCCATCGCCGGTTTCGATAACCGGTTGCTGGTCGGTCTCGATCTGAGCAAGCGGCATTTTCAGTATTACTCCAACGGTTTCCCCGGTTCGGAAGACGTGCCGCTTGGCGCGCCGCCCAGAGAGCCGTTCGCCCAGGGTACCGACCGGCAACGCGCGCCGGTGCGCCACGTCACCCAGAACCAGTACGCCGCCTTTCTCGAGGATCGCTTCAGCCTGACCGAGCGTTTAGCGCTGCTGGGCCAGTTGCGCTACAACCATATGAACATGGACTGGCGCTTCCAGGGGCCGCAGGAAGAGAGCCGCGCGCACACCTACGTTTTCAGTACCTGGAGCCTGGGCCCCAGTTATGCATTGACCGATAACCTCACGCTCTACGCCAACTACACCACCGGCCAGGAGCCGGGCAACGATCTGTTCTTCCTCAGCCCAACGCAGACCGATCTGCCGCTGACGCGAGCGCGTCAGTGGGAGGCCGGCGCCAAAGGGCAGTTTTGGGGTAACAAGGGCGAGGCGACGCTGGCGCTGTACGAACTGCGCAAGGACAACCTGTTTGTGCCCGACGCGCAGCGGCCGGATGCATTGAACGCGGTAGGCCGGCAGACGTCGCGCGGCATTGAGCTTGGCGTGGTGCTGCGCCCCGACGAGCGCTGGGAGCTGGCCGGCAACGCCGCCTACACGCCCGCCCGCTACGACGACTATCGCGGCGGCAGCCCGCTGCGCAGCTATAACGGCAATCGCCCGGCCTATATCCCGGACTGGACCGCCAACCTCAGCGTGCATTATCAGGCGACGGAGCGCCTGGGGCTGGCTTCTTCGCTGCGCTACGTCGGCAGCAGCTACAACGACGACGCCAACCGGCGCAAGATGCGCGCGTACACCACGCTCGATCTGGCGGCAGACTATCAGCTGACGCCGATCGTCGATGTCGGTTTTCGCATTCGCAACGCCACCAACCAGCTGTACGCCTATCAGCGCACCTACCCGGATCAGGCGCTGATCGCGCCGCCGCGCAGCTATGAAACCTTCGTGTCGGTCAGGTTTTAA
- a CDS encoding ABC transporter substrate-binding protein gives MKRWLALLLCALGLGGGAPLRADAVSLQNCGVTRDYPQPPQRVLVYANPALENLLALGLAARAIGVVGYDRARDPAPTAPADALRAPTSPAPPTAEALLLMRPDFVYSASYYWLHSPETPDRVRLAEWGIGTYLSPGACSGQQSAIAAALTFEDIFTELRELARIFNVSRAGEALIERLRGQLRALEAQRAPLPHWRLLWWYAGAQTPYVAGCCGAPGLLSRSVGSENLFGDRPELWPTVSWEIIAARDPDAIVLGDLPRGGLGDSAADKIAFLEHHPLTATLRAVRQRRYVILPGYDMDPSARTVAALGRLIRGLAALPPQAPTFSNKEP, from the coding sequence GTGAAACGCTGGCTTGCCCTGCTGTTGTGCGCCCTGGGATTGGGCGGGGGCGCGCCGCTGCGTGCCGATGCCGTCAGCCTGCAAAATTGCGGGGTAACGCGCGATTACCCGCAGCCGCCGCAGCGGGTGCTGGTTTACGCCAACCCGGCGCTGGAAAATCTGCTGGCGCTGGGGCTGGCCGCCCGCGCGATCGGCGTGGTCGGGTATGACCGCGCGCGCGATCCCGCGCCGACGGCGCCGGCCGATGCGCTGCGGGCGCCCACCAGCCCGGCGCCGCCCACGGCGGAAGCGTTGCTGCTGATGCGGCCGGATTTTGTCTATTCGGCCAGCTATTACTGGCTGCACAGCCCGGAAACGCCCGACCGGGTGCGGCTGGCGGAATGGGGCATCGGCACTTATCTCTCTCCCGGCGCCTGCAGCGGTCAGCAAAGCGCGATCGCCGCGGCGCTGACGTTCGAAGACATTTTCACCGAGCTACGGGAGCTGGCGCGTATTTTCAACGTCAGCCGCGCCGGTGAAGCGCTGATCGAACGGCTGCGCGGGCAGCTGAGGGCACTTGAGGCGCAGCGCGCGCCGCTGCCGCATTGGCGTCTGCTGTGGTGGTATGCCGGCGCGCAGACGCCTTATGTGGCGGGCTGCTGCGGCGCGCCAGGCTTGCTGAGCCGCAGCGTCGGCAGCGAGAACCTGTTCGGCGATCGGCCCGAGCTGTGGCCGACGGTGTCCTGGGAAATCATCGCCGCCCGCGATCCGGATGCGATCGTGCTTGGCGATCTGCCGCGCGGCGGCCTCGGCGACAGCGCGGCCGACAAGATCGCCTTTCTGGAACATCACCCGCTGACCGCGACGCTGCGCGCCGTGCGCCAGCGGCGCTACGTGATCCTCCCCGGTTACGACATGGACCCTTCCGCCCGCACCGTGGCGGCGCTGGGCCGTTTGATTCGGGGCCTGGCGGCCTTGCCGCCGCAGGCTCCGACTTTTTCCAACAAGGAACCTTGA
- a CDS encoding class I SAM-dependent methyltransferase, translated as MTAVSFSSLLDSWDRQQAAYIAEREARFNAQLDVLALAAGQDFHVVDLACGPGSLSLRILQRFPQARVTAIDLDPLLLAVARGALAEYGDRIRILQADLADPACFSALSGPAPQAAVSSTALHWLMPEQQLALYRNVAGLLADGGVFLNADHQRYDPRQPRLKALAERHDEQTQQRAWDNGVEDWDRWFAGALQSPALAAYQAEREALFAGRPVPPPTPVDFQLAALRQAGFSEAGTVWQLLDDYVIAGWK; from the coding sequence ATGACTGCCGTTTCATTCTCTTCGCTGCTGGACTCCTGGGATCGCCAGCAGGCGGCCTACATCGCCGAACGGGAAGCGCGTTTTAACGCCCAGCTGGACGTGCTGGCGCTGGCTGCCGGCCAGGATTTTCACGTGGTGGATCTGGCCTGCGGCCCGGGCTCGCTGAGCCTGCGCATTTTACAGCGCTTTCCACAGGCCAGAGTGACCGCCATCGATCTTGATCCGCTGCTGCTGGCGGTGGCGCGCGGCGCGCTGGCGGAATACGGCGATCGGATCCGCATTCTGCAGGCCGATCTGGCGGATCCAGCCTGTTTTTCCGCGCTGTCCGGCCCCGCGCCGCAGGCGGCGGTGTCCAGCACGGCGCTGCACTGGCTGATGCCAGAGCAGCAGCTGGCGCTGTACCGCAACGTCGCCGGGTTGCTGGCCGACGGCGGCGTATTCCTCAACGCCGATCATCAGCGCTATGACCCGCGTCAGCCGCGGCTGAAAGCGTTGGCGGAGCGGCATGATGAGCAGACCCAACAGCGCGCCTGGGACAACGGCGTCGAGGATTGGGATCGTTGGTTCGCGGGCGCGCTGCAATCACCGGCGCTGGCCGCTTATCAGGCCGAGCGTGAAGCGCTGTTCGCCGGCCGCCCGGTGCCGCCGCCGACGCCGGTGGATTTCCAGCTCGCGGCCCTCAGGCAGGCCGGTTTCAGCGAGGCGGGGACGGTGTGGCAGCTGTTGGACGACTATGTGATCGCAGGCTGGAAATAG
- a CDS encoding FecCD family ABC transporter permease, producing MIRRLLPGREAGWLLLLAAALPLALLGATLSGPAPIAWHDAWRIVFGVSGSAATDAEVYQRIIWSLRMPRALLAALAGAGLALAGTVLQSLTRNPLADPWVLGISSGAGVGAVTVLILGLGGGLLSVSGGAFIGALGAFALVMLLAGRSLQGESTLFILAGVAVTQLLSALTSLITLWQADANATRGVMFWLLGSFSDARWPQVGLCGLALAAALLLCWLRAGELDALAFGGVTAASLGVAVAPLKLLLYVVTTALTAAIVAFSGAVGFIGLTVPHVARRLVGSRHRRLLPASALCGALFAVAADTLARTLFAPRELPVGVLTALLGVPVFLLLLYRKVNA from the coding sequence ATGATCCGGCGGTTACTGCCCGGCCGTGAGGCCGGCTGGCTGCTGTTGTTGGCGGCAGCGCTGCCGCTGGCCCTGCTGGGCGCCACCTTGTCGGGGCCTGCGCCGATCGCGTGGCACGACGCCTGGCGCATCGTATTCGGCGTCAGCGGCAGCGCGGCGACCGATGCCGAGGTGTATCAGCGCATCATCTGGTCGCTGCGGATGCCGCGCGCGCTATTGGCGGCGCTGGCCGGCGCCGGGCTGGCGTTGGCGGGCACCGTGCTGCAGTCGCTGACCCGCAACCCGCTGGCCGATCCCTGGGTGCTGGGGATCTCCTCCGGCGCCGGCGTGGGGGCGGTAACGGTGTTGATATTGGGACTGGGGGGCGGCCTGTTGTCGGTGTCCGGCGGCGCGTTTATCGGCGCGCTGGGGGCGTTTGCGTTGGTGATGCTGCTGGCCGGGCGTTCCCTGCAGGGGGAGTCCACGCTGTTTATTCTGGCCGGGGTGGCGGTGACGCAGCTGCTCTCCGCACTGACTTCGCTGATCACCCTCTGGCAGGCGGATGCCAACGCCACGCGCGGCGTGATGTTCTGGCTGCTGGGATCGTTCAGCGACGCGCGCTGGCCGCAGGTCGGGTTGTGCGGGCTGGCGCTGGCGGCGGCGCTGCTGCTTTGTTGGCTGCGAGCGGGTGAGCTGGACGCGCTGGCGTTCGGCGGCGTGACCGCCGCTTCGCTGGGGGTGGCGGTGGCTCCGCTGAAGCTGCTGCTGTATGTGGTGACCACCGCGCTGACGGCGGCGATCGTCGCGTTCAGCGGTGCGGTGGGATTTATCGGGCTGACGGTGCCGCACGTCGCCCGGCGGCTGGTCGGCTCGCGGCATCGGCGGCTGTTGCCGGCCAGCGCGCTGTGCGGTGCGCTGTTCGCCGTGGCGGCGGACACGCTGGCCAGAACGCTGTTTGCCCCGCGCGAGCTGCCGGTCGGCGTGCTGACCGCGCTGCTGGGGGTGCCGGTATTCCTGCTGTTGCTGTATCGGAAGGTCAATGCATGA
- a CDS encoding ABC transporter ATP-binding protein, with translation MTIEKARSGLCAEGVSWRAGERTVLENLSFCALHGEVTGVLGVNGSGKSTLLKLLAGLQPVAGGRVWLEGREIAAFSGRERARRIAFLEQSAPGAFALPVKEAVLLGRLAHIGRWRGFGTEDRRFAGQAMEQVGISHLADRDWQRLSGGERQRVHLARALAQQTPWLLLDEPANHLDIAHQQQFMALLRRLKLSVVVTLHDLNLAACYCDRVALLQRGRVCAAGAPQQALTPEHIRAVYGVEARLAAPAGYAPPLIYYPAAG, from the coding sequence ATGACGATTGAAAAAGCGCGATCCGGCCTGTGCGCCGAGGGGGTGAGCTGGCGGGCGGGCGAACGCACGGTGCTGGAAAATCTCAGTTTCTGCGCCTTGCACGGTGAGGTCACCGGCGTGCTCGGCGTCAACGGCAGCGGTAAATCCACGTTGCTCAAGCTGTTGGCCGGGTTGCAGCCCGTCGCCGGGGGCCGCGTTTGGCTGGAAGGGCGCGAGATCGCCGCGTTTTCCGGGCGGGAGCGCGCCAGGCGCATCGCTTTTCTCGAGCAATCCGCCCCCGGCGCCTTCGCGCTGCCGGTGAAGGAGGCGGTGCTACTGGGGCGCCTGGCCCATATCGGCCGCTGGCGCGGTTTTGGTACCGAGGATCGCCGCTTCGCCGGGCAGGCGATGGAGCAAGTGGGCATTAGCCACCTGGCCGATCGCGATTGGCAGCGGCTGTCCGGCGGTGAACGGCAGCGGGTGCACCTGGCGCGCGCGCTGGCGCAGCAAACGCCGTGGCTGCTGCTGGACGAACCCGCCAACCATCTGGATATCGCCCATCAGCAGCAGTTTATGGCCTTGCTGCGGCGGCTGAAACTTAGCGTGGTGGTGACGTTGCACGATCTGAATCTGGCCGCCTGTTATTGCGATCGGGTGGCGCTGCTGCAGCGAGGCAGGGTCTGCGCGGCGGGTGCGCCGCAGCAGGCGCTGACGCCGGAACACATTCGCGCGGTGTACGGGGTGGAGGCCCGGCTGGCGGCGCCCGCCGGCTACGCGCCACCGTTGATCTACTATCCCGCGGCGGGATGA
- a CDS encoding AcrZ family multidrug efflux pump-associated protein, with amino-acid sequence MLELLKSLLFAVVMVPVVMALILGLIYGFGEVFNVFSKVGRSKENRTQH; translated from the coding sequence ATGTTGGAATTATTGAAAAGTCTGTTGTTTGCCGTAGTCATGGTGCCGGTGGTCATGGCGCTGATCCTCGGCCTGATCTACGGTTTTGGCGAAGTGTTCAACGTCTTCTCCAAAGTGGGCCGTTCGAAAGAAAACCGCACCCAGCACTGA
- the modA gene encoding molybdate ABC transporter substrate-binding protein, giving the protein MKQQWTKWVGGIVLASGLVAQASAAEKITVFAAASLTNALQDIATQYQKGKDVQVVSSFASSSTLARQIEQGAPADLFISADQQWMDYAIDKQQMVKDTRYTLLGNELVLIAAKSDKQDKIAIDKQTDWAKLLNGGRLAVGDPDHVPAGIYAKEALEHLGAWNALEPKLARANNVRSAMALVERGEAPLGIVYGSDAVASDKVKVVGVFPEDSHKPVEYPMAMVKDRQNPTVSAFYTYLKSPEAAAIFEHYGFTPRK; this is encoded by the coding sequence ATGAAACAGCAATGGACCAAATGGGTTGGCGGGATCGTGTTGGCCTCGGGCCTGGTGGCACAGGCTTCGGCGGCGGAAAAGATCACCGTGTTCGCCGCCGCGTCGCTGACCAACGCGCTGCAGGACATCGCCACCCAGTATCAAAAAGGCAAGGATGTGCAGGTGGTTTCCTCCTTTGCGTCGTCCTCGACGCTGGCGCGCCAAATTGAGCAGGGCGCCCCGGCCGATCTGTTCATCTCCGCCGATCAACAGTGGATGGATTACGCCATCGACAAGCAGCAGATGGTGAAAGACACCCGCTACACGCTGCTGGGCAACGAACTGGTGCTGATCGCCGCCAAGAGCGATAAGCAAGACAAGATCGCCATCGACAAGCAGACCGACTGGGCCAAGCTGCTCAACGGCGGCCGCCTGGCGGTGGGCGATCCGGATCACGTGCCGGCCGGCATCTACGCCAAAGAGGCGCTGGAGCACCTGGGCGCCTGGAACGCGCTGGAGCCGAAACTGGCGCGCGCCAACAACGTGCGCAGCGCCATGGCGCTGGTGGAGCGCGGTGAAGCGCCGCTCGGCATCGTCTACGGCTCCGACGCGGTCGCCAGCGACAAGGTGAAAGTGGTGGGCGTGTTCCCGGAAGACAGCCACAAACCGGTTGAATATCCGATGGCGATGGTGAAAGATCGTCAAAATCCGACGGTCAGCGCTTTCTATACCTATCTGAAGAGCCCGGAAGCGGCCGCTATTTTCGAACATTATGGATTCACCCCGCGTAAATGA
- the modB gene encoding molybdate ABC transporter permease subunit — MILSEYEWQAVELSLKVSGLAVVCSLPFGILMAWVLVRCRFPGKALLDGVIHLPLVLPPVVVGYLLLIAMGRRGVIGEWLYDWFGFSFSFSWRGAALASAVVAFPLMVRAIRLALEAVDTRLEQAARTLGANPWRVFFTITLPLSLPGVIVGVVLAFARSLGEFGATITFVSNIPGETRTIPLAMYTLIETPGAEAAAARLCVIAIVLSLASLMVSEWLARWGRKRMGV; from the coding sequence ATGATTCTGAGTGAGTACGAGTGGCAGGCGGTTGAGCTGAGCCTGAAAGTCTCCGGTTTGGCGGTGGTCTGCAGCCTGCCGTTCGGCATTCTGATGGCCTGGGTGCTGGTGCGTTGCCGCTTTCCCGGCAAGGCGCTGTTGGACGGCGTCATTCACCTGCCCCTGGTGCTGCCCCCGGTGGTGGTCGGCTATTTGCTGCTGATCGCCATGGGGCGGCGCGGCGTCATCGGCGAGTGGCTGTACGACTGGTTCGGCTTCAGCTTTAGCTTTAGTTGGCGCGGCGCCGCGCTGGCATCGGCGGTGGTGGCGTTTCCGCTGATGGTGCGCGCCATCCGGCTGGCGCTGGAGGCGGTGGATACCCGGCTGGAGCAGGCGGCGCGCACGCTGGGCGCCAACCCGTGGCGGGTGTTTTTCACCATCACGCTGCCGCTGTCGCTGCCCGGCGTCATTGTCGGCGTGGTGCTGGCCTTCGCCCGCTCGCTGGGGGAGTTTGGCGCCACCATCACCTTCGTCTCCAACATTCCCGGTGAAACCCGCACCATTCCGCTGGCGATGTATACGCTGATTGAAACGCCGGGGGCGGAAGCCGCCGCCGCGCGCCTGTGCGTGATCGCCATCGTGCTGTCGCTGGCTTCCCTGATGGTGTCCGAATGGCTGGCCCGCTGGGGCCGCAAACGGATGGGGGTGTAA